In the Paenibacillus pabuli genome, one interval contains:
- a CDS encoding Gfo/Idh/MocA family protein, whose amino-acid sequence MTGVTGRQDKVKWGIMGTGWIASQFARDLEHAGNAVKAAVGSRTRESAEKFAAEYGFASGYGSYDELLQDPEVDIIYVATPHPFHKENVMACLEAGKAVLCEKPFTMNGRQLEQLVETARNRKLFLMEGMWTRFLPPIVQARKWIAEGRIGEVRLVKADFGFRIGWEPEGRLLNPDLGGGALLDAGVYPVSFASMIFGEQPQHVWSTANIGETGVDEQFSVLLSYSEGRSASLNGAVRLNLSNEAVVYGTEGYIRLPLFLAGKEAYLHVNGQDEPETFTDDRTSIGYAFEAEEAGRCILEGKTESPIIPLDESLEIMKLMDTIRGQWGLRYKFE is encoded by the coding sequence ATGACAGGAGTTACTGGACGACAGGACAAGGTGAAGTGGGGCATTATGGGCACAGGTTGGATCGCATCCCAGTTTGCCCGAGACCTGGAGCATGCCGGAAATGCCGTGAAGGCAGCAGTTGGTTCGCGTACACGGGAAAGTGCGGAGAAATTTGCAGCTGAATATGGTTTTGCAAGCGGATACGGTTCGTATGATGAATTGCTGCAAGATCCCGAAGTGGATATTATCTATGTCGCTACACCGCATCCTTTCCATAAAGAGAATGTAATGGCTTGTCTGGAAGCGGGAAAAGCAGTGCTGTGTGAGAAGCCGTTCACGATGAATGGCCGTCAGCTGGAGCAGCTGGTGGAGACCGCGCGTAATCGCAAGCTCTTCTTGATGGAAGGCATGTGGACACGTTTCTTGCCTCCGATCGTTCAGGCGCGGAAGTGGATTGCCGAAGGCCGGATCGGTGAAGTGCGGCTTGTAAAAGCTGACTTTGGTTTCCGCATAGGCTGGGAGCCTGAAGGAAGGCTGCTGAACCCGGATCTGGGCGGAGGAGCACTGCTGGATGCAGGTGTGTATCCTGTCTCGTTCGCGTCCATGATCTTTGGCGAGCAGCCGCAGCATGTCTGGAGCACGGCGAACATCGGAGAGACTGGTGTGGACGAACAGTTCTCCGTACTGCTTTCTTACTCGGAAGGTCGCTCGGCATCGTTGAACGGGGCGGTCCGTCTGAATCTGAGCAATGAAGCTGTCGTGTATGGTACGGAAGGGTATATCCGTTTGCCGCTGTTCCTCGCCGGGAAAGAAGCTTATCTGCATGTGAATGGTCAGGACGAGCCTGAAACATTTACGGATGACCGGACGTCCATCGGCTATGCATTTGAAGCAGAAGAGGCTGGACGCTGCATCCTGGAAGGCAAAACGGAAAGTCCAATTATACCGCTGGATGAGTCCCTTGAGATCATGAAACTGATGGACACTATTCGTGGACAGTGGGGCTTGCGGTATAAATTTGAGTAA